The following are from one region of the Moritella sp. 24 genome:
- a CDS encoding PfkB family carbohydrate kinase, with amino-acid sequence MSNILLLANLNCDRVLQLDRQLVTGGRHYYADNGRRLGGGGANTGLGLVYAGHKVALVSQVGNDKTADWLLAEASIQGLDCSLLQRNELDTPELLLIMTPDGERTIIRPQRPIFTLGPIPDFTHWQALYINSSAVGTERWAHAALTHTLVIAQLAKDSRVRPCHILISSQSDIKHHGLDNNDRDGIWQYGLQIAGPQLRYFIITNGDKGAIAYSKETPIVVSALAAKVIDTTGAGDAFASGLTHGLLAKQDIDQAMTTGSEWAAIAVATSSSIPGKELQQHLTK; translated from the coding sequence ATGTCAAATATCCTATTACTTGCCAACTTAAACTGTGATCGGGTATTACAATTAGATCGGCAGTTAGTTACAGGCGGTCGCCATTATTATGCTGACAACGGTCGACGATTAGGCGGTGGTGGGGCCAACACCGGATTGGGATTAGTCTACGCGGGACATAAAGTCGCGTTGGTGAGTCAAGTCGGTAATGATAAAACAGCAGATTGGTTATTGGCTGAAGCCAGTATTCAAGGGCTCGATTGTAGCTTATTACAACGGAATGAACTTGATACACCTGAATTATTATTAATCATGACACCGGATGGTGAGCGCACGATTATTCGTCCACAGCGACCTATTTTTACATTAGGGCCAATACCAGACTTTACACATTGGCAAGCACTCTATATTAACTCTTCTGCCGTCGGAACAGAACGCTGGGCACATGCCGCTCTAACACACACTTTAGTTATAGCGCAATTAGCAAAAGACAGCCGTGTACGCCCTTGCCACATTTTAATTTCATCTCAATCTGATATTAAACATCATGGACTAGACAATAATGACCGAGATGGTATTTGGCAATATGGACTACAGATTGCAGGACCACAATTACGCTATTTTATCATCACCAACGGAGACAAAGGCGCAATAGCTTATAGCAAAGAGACTCCTATCGTGGTTTCAGCCCTCGCAGCGAAAGTGATTGATACCACAGGTGCAGGTGACGCATTTGCCTCTGGTTTAACCCATGGGCTCTTAGCGAAGCAAGATATTGATCAAGCGATGACAACAGGTTCTGAATGGGCAGCAATCGCGGTTGCAACCTCAAGTTCAATACCAGGCAAAGAATTACAACAGCACTTAACCAAATAA
- a CDS encoding EAL domain-containing protein gives MMRSLSVKAKLIISLALPTVFICVFMGAYIWQYIKSSQEADNAILVIQQSMSINALVHDIQAERGLSAAYTIDPSSRLKEQLFVQRQQTDQQLFLFNQLVQDHPFVKALSQQKNIINQQDIITDIRTSAESVNSVRFDRYTQLIAENLNFVSAMQEQVRSEQLSFNMDYYIPLVWFKEFASIERGSFHRIYKSDRFNQNTLSQLFSLRDKQDLIFLQLQRLIPNTFKQDLSRITEYARNGKLNQIISQAKFESKKQDVLNEARSYFGLINHYFKGYLLRRDQVYYQKFMTQYQDSYRVLSAYKSMDYANEQINVLFDILDHYKQVMDGLDKHVIDNAEVNRIDNDFIDLESRALKNIELIRQDILNISFADWWKGATERIDIIDEIISSTSEQYIEMVVQVKREKHQELLIEVSLIFAVVFIGVALAYRTIHQVLQELYMFTEQMKKINSASSNKKLDIHSESHLITDVVDTFNDIVTSIDVTQHEHFLSTAFFNSAGEGMVISDQYNNIEMINPAFTRMTGFKKQDVLSKSILHFLTDKYDNKLTHGLIKQTVLTKGCWESEVKIKDKSNRNSSVFMSVAVVKDKDDRISHYIYLLKNLDKWKKYEEEIWIKANFDSLTNLPNRDMGMEKLKQVIEHSKRYRIMAAVMFIDLDNFKLINDSLGHSAGDELLCHVSERLRNHVRATDIVCRLGGDEFVVILSEIKYVNEAKVLADKLITEISKPYLLQNQHDGVISASIGITLTPDDGTDFETLLKNADTAMYHAKELGRNNSQFYTHQLNQKVTARMSLEQDLYRGLMRDEFISYYQPIFEIDSKRITGVEALIRWNHPEKGLVYPGDFIDLAEEVGIVIDFGNLMITQTLIQLQAWQSQGIYIHAAINLSSKQFAPGHADNLVKLVESELQKYDIAGEYLHIEITERVFMDNTDLVAETLVRLRNLGIRIHLDDFGTGYSSLKYLINFPVDYLKIDRSFISRIGDNENARKVIKSIVAMTKELDLKVVAEGIEEESECDFLAQLGCEFGQGYWFARPVAVEKLELSSIEIIDIDITEIEPLERI, from the coding sequence ATGATGAGAAGCTTATCTGTTAAAGCTAAGTTGATTATATCGCTTGCTCTTCCCACTGTATTTATCTGTGTTTTTATGGGTGCTTATATTTGGCAGTATATTAAATCTTCTCAAGAGGCTGATAATGCTATTTTAGTGATTCAGCAATCGATGTCGATTAACGCCCTTGTCCACGATATACAGGCCGAGCGAGGATTGAGTGCTGCATATACTATTGACCCGAGCTCTCGACTAAAAGAGCAGCTATTTGTTCAACGCCAACAAACCGATCAACAACTTTTCTTATTTAATCAATTAGTACAAGACCACCCATTTGTAAAAGCATTGTCGCAACAAAAAAACATTATCAACCAACAAGATATTATTACGGATATACGTACATCAGCCGAGAGTGTAAATAGTGTTAGGTTTGATCGTTATACTCAGTTAATTGCTGAAAACCTTAACTTTGTGAGTGCAATGCAAGAACAGGTTCGAAGTGAACAGTTGTCATTTAATATGGACTATTATATTCCGCTAGTTTGGTTTAAAGAGTTTGCCAGTATCGAAAGGGGCTCATTCCACCGTATTTATAAATCAGACCGCTTTAATCAAAATACACTTTCGCAATTATTTAGTCTACGTGATAAACAAGACCTTATTTTTTTGCAACTACAGCGATTGATTCCAAATACATTTAAACAAGATTTAAGTCGTATCACAGAGTATGCCCGCAATGGCAAATTAAATCAGATTATAAGCCAAGCAAAATTTGAAAGTAAAAAGCAAGACGTCTTAAATGAAGCACGCTCTTATTTTGGTCTAATTAATCATTATTTTAAAGGTTATTTATTACGTCGCGACCAAGTCTATTACCAAAAGTTTATGACTCAATACCAAGATTCATATCGCGTCTTATCAGCTTATAAAAGCATGGATTATGCGAATGAGCAGATTAATGTGTTGTTTGATATCTTGGACCATTACAAGCAGGTGATGGATGGGTTAGATAAACACGTTATTGATAATGCAGAGGTCAATAGAATTGATAACGATTTTATTGACCTTGAAAGTCGAGCACTAAAAAATATTGAGTTAATTCGTCAAGATATTCTGAATATCAGTTTTGCAGACTGGTGGAAGGGGGCGACAGAGCGTATTGATATTATTGATGAAATCATTAGTTCGACAAGTGAACAATATATTGAAATGGTGGTACAGGTAAAACGTGAAAAACACCAAGAGTTGCTTATTGAGGTTAGTCTTATATTCGCAGTCGTGTTTATTGGTGTTGCCTTAGCTTATCGTACTATTCATCAAGTACTACAAGAACTGTATATGTTTACCGAGCAAATGAAGAAAATCAATTCGGCAAGCAGTAATAAAAAACTCGATATTCACAGTGAATCGCACCTCATAACAGATGTTGTTGATACATTTAATGACATTGTAACCTCGATTGATGTCACCCAGCATGAGCATTTTCTTTCCACTGCATTTTTTAATAGTGCAGGCGAGGGAATGGTGATTAGTGATCAATACAATAATATCGAAATGATTAACCCTGCCTTTACGCGTATGACAGGGTTTAAAAAACAGGATGTATTAAGTAAAAGCATTTTACATTTTTTGACTGATAAATATGATAATAAATTGACTCATGGTCTGATCAAACAAACTGTTTTGACTAAAGGTTGCTGGGAAAGCGAAGTTAAGATTAAAGATAAATCGAACCGTAATAGCTCTGTTTTTATGTCGGTCGCGGTTGTTAAAGATAAAGATGATCGTATCAGCCATTATATCTATTTATTAAAGAATCTAGATAAATGGAAAAAATACGAAGAAGAGATTTGGATAAAGGCGAACTTTGATTCATTAACTAATCTACCTAACCGTGACATGGGGATGGAAAAGTTAAAGCAGGTTATTGAGCATTCTAAGCGCTATCGTATCATGGCGGCTGTTATGTTTATCGATCTTGATAACTTCAAATTGATTAATGATAGTTTGGGGCATAGTGCTGGCGATGAACTCTTATGCCATGTGAGTGAGCGATTACGTAATCACGTACGTGCAACTGATATCGTTTGCCGACTTGGTGGTGATGAATTTGTCGTGATCTTATCTGAGATTAAATATGTTAATGAAGCGAAGGTCTTAGCTGATAAGTTAATCACTGAAATATCCAAGCCCTACCTATTACAAAATCAGCATGATGGTGTTATTTCTGCGAGTATCGGAATTACACTCACACCGGATGATGGTACCGATTTCGAGACGTTGCTAAAAAATGCGGATACCGCGATGTATCACGCGAAAGAATTAGGGCGCAATAATAGCCAGTTTTACACACATCAATTAAACCAAAAAGTGACGGCTCGAATGTCGCTTGAGCAAGACTTGTATCGTGGTTTAATGCGAGATGAATTTATTTCGTATTACCAGCCAATTTTCGAAATAGACAGCAAGAGAATTACTGGTGTCGAGGCGCTAATTCGCTGGAACCACCCCGAAAAAGGACTTGTGTATCCGGGGGACTTTATTGATCTTGCCGAAGAAGTGGGCATTGTCATTGATTTTGGTAACCTGATGATCACGCAAACGTTAATCCAGTTACAAGCTTGGCAGTCGCAAGGTATTTATATTCATGCTGCGATTAATTTATCGTCAAAACAGTTTGCGCCTGGCCATGCTGATAACTTAGTCAAATTGGTGGAGAGTGAGTTACAAAAATATGATATAGCGGGTGAATACTTACATATTGAAATCACTGAACGGGTGTTTATGGACAACACCGATTTGGTCGCTGAAACATTAGTTAGATTGCGCAACCTAGGCATTCGTATTCATTTAGATGATTTTGGTACGGGCTATTCATCGCTGAAATATTTGATTAATTTTCCCGTTGATTATTTGAAAATTGACCGCAGTTTTATTTCTCGAATAGGTGATAATGAAAATGCGCGTAAAGTCATTAAGTCGATTGTGGCAATGACAAAAGAGTTAGATCTTAAAGTGGTAGCAGAAGGTATTGAAGAAGAAAGTGAGTGTGATTTCTTAGCACAATTAGGCTGCGAATTTGGCCAAGGTTATTGGTTTGCAAGACCCGTAGCGGTTGAAAAATTAGAACTTTCATCTATAGAGATAATTGATATAGATATAACTGAAATTGAACCTCTGGAAAGAATATAA
- a CDS encoding ATP-binding protein → MFISIRAKLNLLMGIFVFCLLFSIYEGSRLIDYGKTAVDQQSNTYRHASTLILNADRDAYQAYSAFQQYVIDANDVSFTVINDNLDQVKSRYDKYAALVDKEDTYNILSLMSQWRQLTDDYMKETDPEAKVIIAWAITQEFQVLRERLNQEYDQINAASEQAVNDFHIHLFKKFTWLLIVFTILFISITCIYVLIKRSIIARLNDLNRNIGYIAAGDYDKRIKNNTDDEMKDSFAHLAALQTQLKQNITIITQEKDNANKANRAKSTFLANMSHEIRTPLNGIIGMSEILKDSQLSPIQKDYLTTIDSSSQTLLMLINDVLDLSKIESGNLVISPHTSNVKEILFDTASLIAAKAQEKEIELDIQISPDLPDLLTLDEHKLRQVLMNLASNAVKFTASGKIVLSLTTKSIDTENIALSFSVKDTGIGIDKSKHEKVFEAFQQEDNDTTRHFGGTGLGLSISAKIINLMGGNIAITSTKGEGSDFYFTIEVGIEKVQPKHTTSQYSAIIIHAENTDFLQFELKQRGLALTQCADINCVAASVKPNSIIIYNQQEVELAKIELQVLRQKVGKTPILLSRHNHHEHVNYGHLVDGYITQPLLGLRLINMINDLNLIIESDVDEVSSKTNRAILLVEDNLINQKVASININQLGLDVLVAKNGQEAIDIYAERHQDINLVLMDCMMPVMDGFDATIGIRKYEETYSLSRIPIVALTASILEDDIQRCFDSGMDDYLPKPFKKEIFREKINKYS, encoded by the coding sequence ATGTTTATATCTATACGCGCTAAATTAAATTTGCTTATGGGGATTTTTGTATTCTGTTTATTGTTTTCTATTTATGAAGGCTCTCGCCTTATTGATTATGGAAAAACAGCGGTTGATCAACAGTCGAATACCTACCGTCATGCCAGCACCCTTATCCTAAATGCCGACCGCGATGCCTATCAAGCTTATTCTGCTTTTCAGCAATATGTGATTGACGCTAACGACGTGTCTTTTACGGTGATCAATGATAATTTAGATCAAGTTAAAAGCCGTTATGATAAGTACGCTGCCTTAGTTGATAAAGAGGACACTTATAATATTCTTTCGTTAATGTCTCAATGGCGTCAGTTAACAGACGATTATATGAAAGAAACTGACCCTGAAGCAAAAGTGATTATCGCGTGGGCGATTACGCAAGAGTTTCAAGTTTTAAGAGAACGCTTAAACCAAGAGTACGATCAGATCAATGCAGCATCTGAACAAGCGGTGAATGATTTTCATATTCACTTGTTTAAAAAATTCACTTGGCTGTTAATTGTATTTACCATTTTGTTCATCTCAATTACTTGTATTTATGTATTGATTAAACGCAGTATTATTGCACGTCTTAATGATTTAAATCGCAATATAGGTTATATCGCTGCAGGTGATTACGATAAGCGTATTAAGAATAATACCGATGATGAAATGAAAGATTCTTTTGCACATCTTGCCGCGTTGCAAACTCAACTAAAACAAAATATTACGATAATTACGCAAGAAAAAGATAATGCCAATAAAGCCAACCGTGCAAAAAGTACATTTTTGGCGAATATGTCGCATGAAATTCGAACGCCATTAAACGGTATTATTGGGATGTCTGAAATTTTAAAAGATTCGCAGTTATCGCCTATTCAAAAAGACTATCTGACGACGATTGATTCATCGTCACAGACATTATTAATGTTGATTAACGATGTGCTCGATTTATCAAAAATTGAGTCGGGTAATTTAGTTATTTCGCCGCATACATCCAATGTAAAAGAAATATTGTTCGATACCGCGTCATTAATTGCTGCAAAAGCACAAGAAAAAGAGATTGAACTTGATATACAAATCAGCCCTGACTTACCAGACCTATTGACGTTAGATGAGCACAAACTGAGACAGGTACTGATGAACCTTGCCTCTAATGCGGTTAAGTTTACAGCGAGTGGTAAGATAGTACTCTCATTAACGACTAAATCGATTGATACTGAGAATATTGCACTGTCTTTTTCGGTGAAAGATACAGGTATTGGTATTGATAAAAGTAAGCATGAAAAAGTATTCGAAGCGTTTCAGCAAGAAGATAACGATACCACTCGTCATTTTGGCGGCACAGGACTAGGACTCTCGATTAGTGCAAAAATTATCAACTTAATGGGGGGGAATATTGCTATCACATCCACGAAGGGTGAAGGCAGTGATTTCTATTTTACCATCGAAGTGGGTATTGAAAAAGTACAACCTAAACATACTACATCACAGTATAGTGCGATTATTATTCATGCTGAAAATACTGATTTTTTGCAATTTGAATTAAAACAGCGTGGCTTGGCGTTAACGCAGTGCGCTGATATTAATTGTGTCGCTGCAAGCGTAAAACCAAACTCAATTATTATTTATAATCAGCAGGAAGTTGAGCTCGCGAAAATAGAATTACAGGTATTACGTCAGAAGGTCGGTAAAACGCCTATTTTATTATCTCGCCATAATCATCACGAACACGTTAATTATGGTCATTTGGTGGATGGTTATATAACGCAACCATTGCTGGGTCTTCGATTAATAAATATGATTAATGATCTTAATCTAATAATTGAATCCGATGTAGATGAAGTGTCTTCGAAAACCAATCGCGCGATTTTATTGGTTGAAGATAATCTCATTAATCAAAAAGTGGCATCGATTAATATCAATCAATTAGGGCTTGATGTGCTGGTGGCCAAAAATGGCCAAGAAGCGATAGATATCTACGCTGAGCGCCATCAAGACATTAATTTAGTCTTGATGGATTGCATGATGCCGGTAATGGATGGCTTTGATGCAACAATCGGTATTCGCAAATATGAAGAAACATATTCTTTATCTCGCATTCCAATCGTAGCGTTAACAGCGAGTATCTTAGAAGACGACATCCAGCGCTGTTTTGATTCTGGTATGGATGACTATTTACCTAAGCCGTTTAAGAAAGAAATATTTAGAGAGAAAATTAATAAATATAGCTAA